A genomic region of Anopheles coustani chromosome 3, idAnoCousDA_361_x.2, whole genome shotgun sequence contains the following coding sequences:
- the LOC131259860 gene encoding 2-methoxy-6-polyprenyl-1,4-benzoquinol methylase, mitochondrial codes for MSLLRRLGVLNRQKILFPLVKFSTKTVGDVHDSPTNESETHFGFETVKESEKWKKVHKVFEEVAASYDLMNDAMSMGVHRVWKDIFMERLGPVGNGIRLLDMAGGTGDISFRYMKYLQSLPSKDRASSHVTVCDINQNMLDVGQKRWEKLNLQTAGDSIDWVCADAEKLPFDDNTYTVYTIAFGIRNCTHIDQVLKEAYRVLKPGGRFMCLEFSHVNNEYLKWLYDQYSFQVIPPMGQILANQWQPYQYLVESIRKFPLQRDFKIMIENAGFKCVHYENLSFGVVAIHSGFKL; via the exons atgtCGCTGTTACGAAGACTCGGTGTGCTTAATAGGCAAAAGATCCTGTTCCCATTAGTGAAATTCTCTACAAAAACCGTCGGCGATGTTCATGATTCCCCTACAAACGAATCTGAAACTCATTTTGGTTTCGAAACTGtgaaggaaagcgaaaaatggaagaaagtgCACAAAGTGTTCGAAGAGGTAGCAGCGTCATACGATTTAATGAATGATGCAATGTCGATGGGAGTGCATCGCGTTTGGAAGGACATATTCATGGAGCGATTGGGCCCAGTTGGCAACGGAATTCGCCTTTTGGACATGGCTGGGGGAACCGGCGATATTTCGTTTCGATACATGAAATATTTACAGAGTTTACCAAGCAAAGATCGTGCCTCTAGTCACGTCACCGTTTGCGATATCAATCAAAACATGCTGGATGTTGGTCAAAAACGATGGGAAAA GCTGAATTTACAAACTGCTGGTGATTCGATTGATTGGGTGTGTGCAGACGCTGAAAAGTTACCTTTCGACGATAATACGTACACTGTTTACACGATTGCTTTTGGAATCAGAAATTGCACGCACATCGATCAG GTTCTCAAAGAAGCTTATCGGGTATTGAAACCCGGAGGCCGTTTTATGTGTCTCGAATTCAGTCATGTTAACAACGAGTACTTAAAAtg GCTCTACGATCAGTATTCATTTCAAGTCATCCCACCCATGGGACAAATATTGGCAAACCAATGGCAGCCGTATCAATACTTAGTGGAAAGTATCCGGAAATTTCCATTGCAGCGGGATTTCAAAATTATGATTGAAAATGCAGGCTTCAAATGTGTGCATTACGAAAATCTATCGTTTGGTGTAGTAGCAATACATTCAGgatttaaattatga
- the LOC131259845 gene encoding uncharacterized protein LOC131259845 — MDTAKNCDKSSSQLQAARLDSQLHDSQQPGGHFKDSFSAVSSKPNKNLPFECNLLEKPTFHKSAELSLRCSVDQLTHLSDNTLKPLTLCLSTSTGRRTSRRVAVKSNSYTRFYESFKYVCHFCKMSFNTFSELEIHGTTVNDGGSDKMCPWTENNRAFCLKALVRCFYCNELNTCEALRQHCSDRHSTKQFVCIDFWDSFKCGLCLYRNGSGSEKDFWLHFKNFHVKLWNKYTCYGYIDQLFLDWALNLGRNEQSSGSQPELKAIRFICNYCNESDTSEVSIGSHVARHWLKFNCVWCQKVFKYLKHLYYHAIAIHRMDDLEIGLTFSNEYDKHLLDVLMVFENGLILSKRQVQHTTMATLEHLKSGFQSYYNEQVKSTDSYKETLLMPIFTSRKSEVSTAETCKTFIQNQLLHLEIVLERVSNDHLEGKEN; from the coding sequence ATGGACACGGCCAAAAATTGCGATAAAAGTTCATCTCAGTTACAAGCAGCTAGATTAGATTCTCAGCTGCATGATTCTCAGCAGCCCGGAGGTCATTTCAAGGATTCTTTTTCAGCTGTCAGTTCCAAACCAAACAAGAATTTGCCTTTTGAGTGCAATTTATTGGAAAAACCAACGTTTCATAAGTCAGCAGAGCTGTCATTGCGGTGCTCGGTAGATCAACTTACACATCTTTCTGACAACACATTAAAACCGTTAACTCTATGCTTATCAACGTCCACAGGCCGTAGGACTTCGAGAAGAGTTGCGGTAAAGTCGAATAGTTATACtagattttatgaaagttTCAAATATGTATGCCATTTTTGTAAAATGAGCTTTAATACATTTTCTGAACTGGAAATTCATGGCACAACTGTTAACGATGGAGGTAGTGACAAAATGTGCCCATGGACAGAAAATAATAGAGCATTTTGTTTAAAGGCGCTGGTCCGCTGTTTTTACTGCAATGAATTAAACACTTGTGAGGCTCTTAGGCAGCATTGCAGTGATAGGCATTCTACAAAGCAGTTCGTTTGTATTGACTTTTGGGATTCCTTCAAATGTGGATTGTGTTTGTACCGTAATGGATCCGGAAGTGAAAAAGATTTTTGGCTACATTTCAAAAACTTCCATGTCAAATTATGGAACAAATATACATGCTACGGGTACATAGATCAGTTGTTTTTGGATTGGGCATTGAATCTTGGAAGGAACGAGCAGTCGAGTGGTAGTCAACCAGAATTAAAAGCAATTCGGTTCATATGCAATTACTGTAACGAGTCTGATACGAGCGAAGTTTCGATAGGATCGCACGTAGCAAGGCACTGGCTTAAGTTTAACTGCGTTTGGTGTcagaaagtttttaaatatttaaaacatttatactACCATGCGATTGCAATTCATCGTATGGATGATTTGGAGATAGGTCTTACATTTTCGAACGAATACGATAAACACTTGCTTGATGTTTTAATGGTCTTCGAGAatggtttgattttatcgaaACGACAAGTCCAACATACCACGATGGCTACTCTAGAACATTTAAAATCAGGATTTCAAAGTTATTACAATGAGCAAGTCAAATCTACCGATTCTTATAAGGAAACATTATTGATGCCAATATTCACCAGTAGGAAATCTGAAGTCAGTACAGCCGAAACGTGCAAAACATTCATTCAAAATCAATTGCTTCATCTAGAAATTGTTCTCGAACGTGTTAGCAACGATCAtttagaaggaaaagaaaactag